A region of Cucumis melo cultivar AY chromosome 2, USDA_Cmelo_AY_1.0, whole genome shotgun sequence DNA encodes the following proteins:
- the 6H01 gene encoding 36.4 kDa proline-rich protein, with amino-acid sequence MEPSKIYSLFLICMLFISSASPILGCGSCSGKPPRKTKPGSGSKSPKGPITLPPIPIKVPPVVPIPPVVPIPPVPIPPVVPIPAVPIPSVPIPPVVPLPGVPIPPVLPVPPVIGNPSPGAKKPCPPSGKETCPIDTLKLGGCVDLLGGLVHIGIGDPAANACCPIISGLAELEAAVCLCTTLKIKALNLKIYVPIALQLLITCGKTPPPGYTCSL; translated from the coding sequence ATGGAGCCTTCAAAAATTTATTCCCTCTTCCTCATTTGCATGCTTTTCATTTCCTCAGCCTCTCCCATCCTCGGCTGCGGTTCATGCAGCGGCAAACCCCCTAGAAAAACCAAGCCCGGTTCCGGTTCGAAGTCCCCCAAAGGCCCCATCACCCTTCCCCCCATCCCCATCAAGGTCCCTCCCGTCGTCCCCATTCCTCCCGTCGTTCCAATCCCTCCCGTCCCCATTCCTCCCGTCGTTCCTATCCCAGCTGTTCCCATTCCTTCCGTCCCCATTCCTCCCGTGGTTCCTCTCCCAGGTGTTCCCATTCCACCAGTACTGCCAGTCCCTCCGGTTATTGGAAACCCGTCGCCAGGGGCCAAGAAACCGTGCCCACCCTCGGGGAAAGAGACTTGCCCGATTGACACGTTGAAGTTGGGAGGGTGTGTGGATCTATTGGGAGGGTTGGTGCACATTGGAATAGGGGACCCTGCAGCGAATGCATGTTGCCCTATTATATCAGGGTTGGCTGAATTGGAAGCGGCCGTTTGTCTTTGTACAACACTTAAGATTAAGGCTCTTAACCTTAAAATCTATGTTCCTATTGCTCTTCAGCTCCTTATCACTTGCGGGAAAACCCCTCCTCCTGGCTACACTTGCTCCCTTTAG
- the LOC103487419 gene encoding uncharacterized protein LOC103487419 isoform X1 produces MDARDSSSSSAPNRDASSSAVEDDGALSITAALAKEAASLFQSGKYAGCVEVLNQLLQKKEDDPKVLHNIAIAEYLRDGCSNPKKLLEVLNNVKKRSENLAVSSGEQTDALNTENKSTLVKGNNVSAHQAPANNANLVYMEEFDASIAILNIAILWFNLHEYTKALAVLEPLYQNIEPIDETTALHICFLLLDVGLACRDASLSADVLLYLEKAFGVTSTSQSENGSTGVPQSTNVVAKSSSVPNNASAFDSSNSDLAASVNASENPLSRTLSEETFEYESMLSTLDIGGQNPATQTGFPSSNVLLRIPVDRSLSTVDLKLKLQLYKVRFLLLTRNLKQAKREAKHAMNIARGIDSSMALLLKAELEYARGNHRKAMKLLLASSNRTDLGISSMLNNNLGCIYNQLGKYHSSTVFFSKAVSNSTALWKDRKPTTVSQDNSLLIIYNCGVQYLACGKPLLAARCFQKASLIFYSRPLLWLRLAECCLMASEKGLLKDNLADSDRSDIKVHVVGMGKWRQLVLEDGVSKNGRANSSGREDGHFSSEGQPKLSISLARQCLSNALYLLNHSETSFLHSVLSPNSSLEDRDSNEVAAPRRNYKNLHCIDSKASSTLGSSQITANGDAKEQKGATIQELVQNSLSYYDEISRRENLLIKQALLANLAYVELKLGNPLRALTIARSLVELQESSKVYTFLGHVYAAEALCLLNRPKEAADHLLYYLSGGVDFKLPFSQEDCELWRMDGTGDLEGANGGLTTANNSSQEDPHHINFLRPEEARAVLLSNFATVSALQGNYEEAKQFVSEALSIMPNSPEATLTAVYVDLALGKSQEAVAKLKQCSCVRFLPSGLTMKRSS; encoded by the exons ATGGACGCTCGGGATTCATCTTCGTCCTCCGCCCCGAATCGGGATGCGTCCTCGTCGGCCGTTGAGGATGACGGTGCTTTATCCATCACCGCCGCTCTTGCTAAGGAGGCTGCCTCGCTTTTCCAATCGGGGAAGTATGCTGGGTGTGTAGAGGTCTTGAACCAGCTGTTGCAGAAGAAAGAAGACGATCCTAAG GTGCTTCATAATATCGCCATTGCCGAATACTTGAGGGATGGTTGTTCCAATCCAAAGAAGTTGCTTGAAGTATTAAACAATGTCAAG AAGAGAAGTGAAAACCTTGCAGTTTCGTCTGGAGAACAAACAGATGCTCTTAATACTGAAAATAAGAGTACTTTGGTTAAAGGAAATAATGTGTCTGCTCACCAGGCTCCTGCAAATAATGCCAATCTTGTTTACATGGAAGAGTTTGACGCCTCCATTGCTATCCTAAACATC GCTATCCTATGGTTCAATCTTCATGAATATACAAAGGCGTTGGCAGTTCTTGAAcctttatatcaaaatattgAACCCATAGATGAG ACAACAGCGCTTCATATTTGCTTCTTGCTGCTGGATGTTGGACTAGCCTGCCGTGATGCATCATTGTCTGCA GATGTTCTACTTTATCTGGAAAAAGCTTTTGGGGTCACCAGTACAAGTCAAAGTGAAAATGGAAGTACAGGAGTACCACAATCCACGAACGTGGTTGCAAAATCTTCATCTGTTCCTAACAATGCTTCTGCCTTTGACTCTTCCAATTCAGATTTAGCTGCAAGTGTTAATGCCTCGGAAAACCCTCTATCAAGAACTTTGTCCGAAGAGACATTTGAGTATGAGTCCATGTTATCAACATTGGATATTGGTGGACAGAATCCTGCAACACAGACTGGTTTTCCATCTTCAAATGTTCTTTTAAGGATCCCAGTTGACCGGTCTTTATCTACAGTTGATCTGAAGCTTAAATTGCAACTTTATAAGGTTCGATTTCTTCTTCTCACTAGAAATTTAAAGCAAGCGAAGCGTGAAGCAAAGCATGCCATGAACATTGCTCGTGGGATAGATTCGTCCATGGCTCTTCTCTTGAAGGCTGAACTTGAATATGCCCGTGGCAACCACCGTAAGGCCATGAAGCTACTACTGGCATCAAGTAACCGAACAGACTTGGGGATTTCAAGCATGTTAAACAACAACCTTGGCTGCATATATAACCAACTTGGGAAGTATCATTCATCAACAGTATTCTTTTCCAAAGCAGTATCTAATAGTACAGCTCTCTGGAAGGATAGAAAACCCACGACTGTTTCACAAGACAACTCTCTTCTTATCATCTATAATTGTGGTGTTCAGTACTTGGCTTGTGGAAAACCACTTCTTGCTGCTCGATGCTTTCAAAAAGCCAGTTTGATTTTCTATAGCCGCCCTTTGTTGTGGCTCCGGCTTGCTGAATGCTGCTTAATGGCTTCAGAGAAGGGGCTTCTAAAGGACAACCTTGCAGATTCTGATAGATCAGATATCAAGGTTCATGTCGTTGGAATGGGGAAATGGAGGCAGCTTGTATTGGAAGATGGAGTTTCAAAAAATGGACGTGCAAATTCCTCTGGAAGAGAAGACGGGCATTTCAGCAGTGAAGGACAACCTAAGCTTTCAATTTCTCTTGCTCGGCAATGTCTTTCTAATGCCCTGTACTTGTTAAACCATTCTGAGACAAGCTTTTTGCATTCTGTCTTGTCCCCTAATTCTTCTTTGGAGGATAGAGATTCGAATGAAGTAGCAGCGCCAAGGAGAAATTATAAGAACTTACATTGTATTGATTCGAAGGCCTCCTCAACTTTAGGCTCAAGTCAGATAACTGCAAACGGTGATGCAAAAGAACAAAAAGGTGCTACAATTCAGGAACTTGTGCAAAACTCCCTCTCCTATTATGATGAAATTTCTAGGAGAGAGAACCTGTTGATTAAGCAAGCACTTCTTGCTAACCTGGCTTATGTGGAGTTGAAACTTGGAAACCCCTTGAGAGCCCTGACAATTGCAAGGTCTCTTGTGGAGCTTCAAGAAAGTTCTAAAGTTTATACATTCTTAGGCCACGTTTATGCTGCAGAGGCCCTTTGCTTGCTAAATAGACCAAAAGAAGCTGCCGACCATTTATTATACTATTTATCTGGAGGAGTCGATTTCAAATTGCCATTCAGTCAGGAGGACTGTGAGCTATGGCGAATGGATGGGACTGGTGATCTTGAAGGGGCAAACGGCGGATTGACAACTGCTAATAATTCATCTCAGGAAGACCCTCATCACATCAACTTCTTAAGACCAGAGGAAGCACGGGCAGTCCTCCTCTCAAATTTTGCCACTGTTTCGGCTTTGCAAGGAAATTATGAAGAGGCGAAACAGTTTGTATCGGAAGCATTATCGATTATGCCAAACAGTCCAGAAGCCACTTTGACTGCAGTTTATGTTGATCTAGCTCTTGGTAAGTCACAGGAAGCTGTTGCGAAATTAAAACAGTGTAGTTGTGTAAGGTTCCTCCCCAGTGGATTGACAATGAAAAGATCTTCATGA
- the LOC103487419 gene encoding uncharacterized protein LOC103487419 isoform X2 translates to MEEFDASIAILNIAILWFNLHEYTKALAVLEPLYQNIEPIDETTALHICFLLLDVGLACRDASLSADVLLYLEKAFGVTSTSQSENGSTGVPQSTNVVAKSSSVPNNASAFDSSNSDLAASVNASENPLSRTLSEETFEYESMLSTLDIGGQNPATQTGFPSSNVLLRIPVDRSLSTVDLKLKLQLYKVRFLLLTRNLKQAKREAKHAMNIARGIDSSMALLLKAELEYARGNHRKAMKLLLASSNRTDLGISSMLNNNLGCIYNQLGKYHSSTVFFSKAVSNSTALWKDRKPTTVSQDNSLLIIYNCGVQYLACGKPLLAARCFQKASLIFYSRPLLWLRLAECCLMASEKGLLKDNLADSDRSDIKVHVVGMGKWRQLVLEDGVSKNGRANSSGREDGHFSSEGQPKLSISLARQCLSNALYLLNHSETSFLHSVLSPNSSLEDRDSNEVAAPRRNYKNLHCIDSKASSTLGSSQITANGDAKEQKGATIQELVQNSLSYYDEISRRENLLIKQALLANLAYVELKLGNPLRALTIARSLVELQESSKVYTFLGHVYAAEALCLLNRPKEAADHLLYYLSGGVDFKLPFSQEDCELWRMDGTGDLEGANGGLTTANNSSQEDPHHINFLRPEEARAVLLSNFATVSALQGNYEEAKQFVSEALSIMPNSPEATLTAVYVDLALGKSQEAVAKLKQCSCVRFLPSGLTMKRSS, encoded by the exons ATGGAAGAGTTTGACGCCTCCATTGCTATCCTAAACATC GCTATCCTATGGTTCAATCTTCATGAATATACAAAGGCGTTGGCAGTTCTTGAAcctttatatcaaaatattgAACCCATAGATGAG ACAACAGCGCTTCATATTTGCTTCTTGCTGCTGGATGTTGGACTAGCCTGCCGTGATGCATCATTGTCTGCA GATGTTCTACTTTATCTGGAAAAAGCTTTTGGGGTCACCAGTACAAGTCAAAGTGAAAATGGAAGTACAGGAGTACCACAATCCACGAACGTGGTTGCAAAATCTTCATCTGTTCCTAACAATGCTTCTGCCTTTGACTCTTCCAATTCAGATTTAGCTGCAAGTGTTAATGCCTCGGAAAACCCTCTATCAAGAACTTTGTCCGAAGAGACATTTGAGTATGAGTCCATGTTATCAACATTGGATATTGGTGGACAGAATCCTGCAACACAGACTGGTTTTCCATCTTCAAATGTTCTTTTAAGGATCCCAGTTGACCGGTCTTTATCTACAGTTGATCTGAAGCTTAAATTGCAACTTTATAAGGTTCGATTTCTTCTTCTCACTAGAAATTTAAAGCAAGCGAAGCGTGAAGCAAAGCATGCCATGAACATTGCTCGTGGGATAGATTCGTCCATGGCTCTTCTCTTGAAGGCTGAACTTGAATATGCCCGTGGCAACCACCGTAAGGCCATGAAGCTACTACTGGCATCAAGTAACCGAACAGACTTGGGGATTTCAAGCATGTTAAACAACAACCTTGGCTGCATATATAACCAACTTGGGAAGTATCATTCATCAACAGTATTCTTTTCCAAAGCAGTATCTAATAGTACAGCTCTCTGGAAGGATAGAAAACCCACGACTGTTTCACAAGACAACTCTCTTCTTATCATCTATAATTGTGGTGTTCAGTACTTGGCTTGTGGAAAACCACTTCTTGCTGCTCGATGCTTTCAAAAAGCCAGTTTGATTTTCTATAGCCGCCCTTTGTTGTGGCTCCGGCTTGCTGAATGCTGCTTAATGGCTTCAGAGAAGGGGCTTCTAAAGGACAACCTTGCAGATTCTGATAGATCAGATATCAAGGTTCATGTCGTTGGAATGGGGAAATGGAGGCAGCTTGTATTGGAAGATGGAGTTTCAAAAAATGGACGTGCAAATTCCTCTGGAAGAGAAGACGGGCATTTCAGCAGTGAAGGACAACCTAAGCTTTCAATTTCTCTTGCTCGGCAATGTCTTTCTAATGCCCTGTACTTGTTAAACCATTCTGAGACAAGCTTTTTGCATTCTGTCTTGTCCCCTAATTCTTCTTTGGAGGATAGAGATTCGAATGAAGTAGCAGCGCCAAGGAGAAATTATAAGAACTTACATTGTATTGATTCGAAGGCCTCCTCAACTTTAGGCTCAAGTCAGATAACTGCAAACGGTGATGCAAAAGAACAAAAAGGTGCTACAATTCAGGAACTTGTGCAAAACTCCCTCTCCTATTATGATGAAATTTCTAGGAGAGAGAACCTGTTGATTAAGCAAGCACTTCTTGCTAACCTGGCTTATGTGGAGTTGAAACTTGGAAACCCCTTGAGAGCCCTGACAATTGCAAGGTCTCTTGTGGAGCTTCAAGAAAGTTCTAAAGTTTATACATTCTTAGGCCACGTTTATGCTGCAGAGGCCCTTTGCTTGCTAAATAGACCAAAAGAAGCTGCCGACCATTTATTATACTATTTATCTGGAGGAGTCGATTTCAAATTGCCATTCAGTCAGGAGGACTGTGAGCTATGGCGAATGGATGGGACTGGTGATCTTGAAGGGGCAAACGGCGGATTGACAACTGCTAATAATTCATCTCAGGAAGACCCTCATCACATCAACTTCTTAAGACCAGAGGAAGCACGGGCAGTCCTCCTCTCAAATTTTGCCACTGTTTCGGCTTTGCAAGGAAATTATGAAGAGGCGAAACAGTTTGTATCGGAAGCATTATCGATTATGCCAAACAGTCCAGAAGCCACTTTGACTGCAGTTTATGTTGATCTAGCTCTTGGTAAGTCACAGGAAGCTGTTGCGAAATTAAAACAGTGTAGTTGTGTAAGGTTCCTCCCCAGTGGATTGACAATGAAAAGATCTTCATGA